A window from Gossypium raimondii isolate GPD5lz chromosome 7, ASM2569854v1, whole genome shotgun sequence encodes these proteins:
- the LOC105797278 gene encoding uncharacterized protein LOC105797278, which produces MGGGEHGGHGAEDFRTKVWSMSGGPYCRPKHWRRNTAIAMFGVFLICIPIAMKSAELEQRPHQPVRPIPSQLWCKNFGNKDY; this is translated from the exons atggGAGGAGGAGAACATGGAGGGCATGGAGCAGAGGATTTCAGGACGAAGGTGTGGAGCATGTCTGGTGGCCCATATTGCCGGCCCAAGCACTGGCGTCGCAATACTGCGATTGCTATGTTCGGCGTTTTCCTCATTTGTATCCCGATCGCCATGAAATCCGCCGAGCTCGAG CAACGGCCTCATCAGCCCGTTCGTCCAATTCCTTCACAGCTGTGGTGCAAGAACTTTGGAAACAAAGATTATTGA